One window from the genome of Chaetodon trifascialis isolate fChaTrf1 chromosome 20, fChaTrf1.hap1, whole genome shotgun sequence encodes:
- the LOC139348486 gene encoding AP2-associated protein kinase 1-like isoform X1, with protein MRKFFDSRRELVSSGPGSGGGGGSSGSSHAGGNFIGRAFTVGRHQVTVEEIIAEGGFAIVFLVRTNQGVRCALKRMYVNNEHDLQVCKCEIQIMKDLVGHKNIVGYLDSSITAMGSRDVWEVLILMDYCKGGQVVNLMNQRLQTGFTEAEVLQIFCDTCDAVSRLHQRKTPIIHRDLKVENILLHDKGHYVLCDFGSATNKFQSPQTEGVAAVEEEIKKYTTLSYRAPEMVNLYNNKIITTKADIWALGCLLYKLCFFTLPFGESQVAICDGSFTIPDNSRYSYDLHCLIRYMLEPDPDKRPDIYQVSYFAFKLAQRTCPVQNVKNSPIPSKLPEPIKASEAAAAKKSQAKPRLTDPIPTTETSITPRQRPKAAHTQPAAGILPIQPAALTPRKRANLPGGAAQPVGVSLDLSQPAAALQSQKAQTSVLPLIQSQSNSSQAAAPQKQPVQPAAAAGAETTATAAVVSPVTKTDVQPQAQPIVQQQTTPPSAAGAASQQAAQTPSSPAPPQRPSRRKQASQAQQPAAQPSPSKPASGQPPVPLQQQQISQPSAAQAQPALTEISQKAAETTPPASPKTTEERGHQRIPSDATASGAAGAPLSDSSQQPQGANGDAALSQALTSQPSTGQPVQLGVGDAGQDQNKAGAAVPAPGGATDTPTQPAWNPFDDDNFSNLTVDEFKTEDKQPAETPSKLEPTSSEELIPGLQASTADDTPPETADKPAAIVDVDSGASLLIVPDPFGTLDLSDAPEKLIEGLKSPDTSSLMLPDLLSLSDPFGGSVEESAKDPLTAEDSLLGCSLISGPSAPPAASSATSSVSSAPTSAASALDDFSLLSGDSAQPKADSSLLISDFEPQQASAEAGTEDEFDPIPVTGRKNSQVSGGHSRSNSGGSESSLPSLARSLLLVDQLIDL; from the exons ATGAGGAAGTTCTTTGATTCTCGCCGGGAGTTGGTGAGCTCCGGGCCTGGttctggaggaggtggtggcagCTCTGGGTCCAGTCATGCAGGCGGAAATTTCATTGGCAGAGCCTTCACTGTCGGCCGGCACCAAGTCACTGTGGAGGAGATCATAGCTGAAG GTGGCTTTGCAATTGTGTTCCTTGTGCGAACAAATCAAGGGGTGCGTTGTGCCCTGAAGAGGATGTATGTCAACAATGAgcatgatctgcaggtgtgcaAGTGCGAGATTCAAATAATG AAAGACCTTGTCGGTCACAAGAATATTGTTGGCTATCTGGACTCCAGTATTACAGCTATGGGATCGAGGGATGTATGGGAGGTTCTCATACTAATGGACTACTGCAAGG GTGGGCAGGTTGTCAATTTGATGAACCAGAGGCTGCAGACCGGCTTCACCGAGGCTGAGGTGCTGCAGATCTTCTGTGACACCTGTGATGCTGTTTCTCGCCTGCACCAGCGCAAGACACCCATCATCCACAGAGACCTTAAG GTAGAGAACATTCTCCTGCATGACAAGGGTCATTATGTGCTGTGTGACTTCGGCAGCGCCACTAACAAGTTCCAGAGCCCACAGACTGAAGGAGTGGCCGCCGTGGAGGAAGAGATCAAAAA GTACACCACTCTATCATATCGCGCTCCTGAGATGGTGAACCTCTACAACAACAAGATTATCACCACAAAAGCAGATATCTGG GCGCTGGGCTGTTTGCTGTACAAGTTGTGCTTCTTCACTCTGCCCTTTGGTGAAAGCCAGGTGGCCATCTGTGATGGCAGTTTCACCATTCCAGATAACTCCCGCTACTCTTATGATCTTCACTGCCTCATTC GGTACATGCTGGAGCCAGACCCAGACAAAAGACCAGATATCTACCAGGTGTCCTACTTTGCTTTTAAACTAGCTCAGCGGACCTGCCCTGTTCAGAATGTGAAG AACTCTCCAATTCCTTCGAAACTTCCTGAGCCAATCAAAGCGagtgaggctgctgcagcaaagaagagccAGGCTAAGCCCAG ACTGACAGATCCAATTCCCACCACTGAAACCTCCATCACCCCTCGCCAGAGGCCCAAAGCAGCCCATACCCAGCCTGCGGCTGGCATCCTACCCATCCAGCCTGCTGCTCTCACCCCTCGAAAGCGGGCTAATCTCCCTGGTGGTGCAGCTCAGCCTGTGG GAGTCAGCTTGGACCTCtctcagccagctgcagctctgcagtcacagaAGGCACAGACATCAGTTCTGCCACTCATCCAATCACAAAGCAATTCAAGtcaggctgcagctccacagaaGCAG CCGGTGCAGCCAGCcgcagctgcaggagcagagactacagctacagcagcagttGTGTCACCAGTGACCAAGACTGATGTGCAACCACAAGCACAGCCGATAGTTCAGCAACAGACCACGCCTCCCTCCGCAGCCGGCGCCGCCTCCCAGCAGGCTGCCCAGACTCCATCGAGCCCGGCCCCACCTCAACGCCCGTCTCGACGCAAGCAGGCTAGCCAGGCTCAGCAGCCAGCGGCTCAGCCTTCACCCAGCAAACCGGCGTCTGGTCAGCCGCCTGTacctcttcagcagcagcagataagtCAACCATCAGCTGCCCAGGCTCAGCCCGCCCTTACTGAGATCAGCCAGAAAGCAGCTGAGACA ACTCCACCTGCTTCTCCAAAGACAACCGAAGAACGAGGCCACCAACGCATACCGAGTGACGCCACAGCgagcggtgctgctggagcccCACTGAGTGACTCCTCACAGCAGCCACAGGGAGCTAATGGAGACGCTGCCCTCAGCCA AGCACTTACATCTCAACCAAGCACCGGCCAGCCCGTTCAGCTCGGTGTTGGCGATGCAGGACAGGACCAAAACAAAGCTGGAGCCGCTGTTCCTGCGCCTGGCGGTGCCACCGACACTCCCACTCAGCCCGCGTGGAACCCGTTTGACGATGACAACTTCTCCAACCTCACAGTAGATGAATTCAAAACCGAGGACAAACAGCCTGCTG aAACACCTTCAAAACTTGAGCCGACGTCCTCTGAGGAGTTGATACCAGGCCTGCAGGCCTCAACTGCGGATGATACACCCCCAGAAACTG CTGACAAACCAGCAGCCATTGTTGACGTGGATTCAGGAGCCTCACTGCTGATTGTCCCTGATCCTTTCGGTACCCTTGACCTGTCAGATGCTCCAG AGAAGCTGATTGAAGGACTCAAATCTCCGGACACGTCTTCACTCATGCTTCCTGACCTCTTGTCATTGTCTGATCCCTTCGGTGGCTCTGTGGAAGAGTCTgcaaaag ACCCTctcactgcagaggactctCTGCTGGGCTGCTCTCTGATCTCCGGTCCGTCCGCCCCTCCTGCAGCGAGCAGTGccacctcctctgtgtcttcagCTCCCACCTCCGCTGCCTCTGCTTTGGATGATTTCAGTCTGTTGTCTGGAGACTCCGCACAGCCTAAAGCAG ACTCGTCTCTCCTGATCTCAGACTTTGAGCCCCAGCAAGCCAGCGCAGAGGCCGGCACCGAGGACGAGTTCGATCCTATTCCCGTCACAGGCCGAAAGAACTCCCAAG TTTCAGGAGGCCACTCGCGCAGTAACAGTGGCGGCTCTGAATCCAGCCTGCCCAGCTTGGCCCGCTCCCTGCTGCTGGTGGACCAGCTCATCGACTTGTAG
- the anxa4 gene encoding annexin A4: MAAIGNRGTVTEAAGFDPEKDAQKLREAMKGVGTNEAAITEVLAHRTIAQRQRIKEAYKQAVGKDLADELSSELSSHFRSVVLGLLMLAPVYDAYELRTAMKGAGTEEACLIDILASRSNAEIQAINAFYKKEYGKSLEDAVCGDTSGMFQRVLVSLLTAGRDESDKVDEAQAVKDAKEIFEAGEARWGTDEVKFLTVLCVRNRNHLLRVFEEYQKISGRDIEESIKREMSGCLEDVFLAIVKCIRSKPTFFAERLYKSMKGLGTTDSVLVRIMVARAEIDMLDIKAEFLKMYGKTLYSFIKGDTSGDYRKILLDLCGGE, from the exons ATGGCAGCG ATTGGAAACCGTGGAACAGTGACTGAGGCGGCAGGTTTTGACCCAGAGAAAGATGCTCAGAAGCTCAGAGAAGCCATGAAGGGAGTCG GCACCAATGAGGCAGCTATCACTGAGGTCCTCGCACACCGCACTATTGCCCAGAGGCAGCGTATCAAAGAGGCCTACAAACAAGCAGTGGGGAAG GACCTGGCTGACGAGCTGTCCTCAGAGCTGAGTAGCCACTTCAGGAGCGTTGTTCTAGGTCTGCTGATGCTGGCCCCTGTGTACGATGCCTACGAGCTGAGGACAGCAATGAAG GGGGCCGGAACAGAAGAGGCGTGTCTCATCGATATTCTGGCTTCAAGGTCAAACGCTGAAATACAAGCCATCAATGCTTTCTACAAGAAGG AATATGGAAAGTCCTTGGAAGACGCCGTGTGTGGGGACACATCTGGAATGTTTCAGAGGGTTTTGGTCTCTTTACTCACG GCTGGCCGGGATGAAAGCGACAAAGTGGACGAGGCCCAGGCTGTTAAAGATGCCAAG GAAATCTTTGAGGCTGGTGAGGCTCGATGGGGCACGGACGAGGTTAAGTTCCTCACGGTGCTTTGTGTGAGGAACCGAAACCACCTGCTGCGAG TGTTCGAGGAGTATCAGAAGATTTCTGGAAGAGACATCGAGGAGAGCATTAAGAGGGAGATGTCTGGTTGTCTGGAGGACGTCTTTCTGGCCATAG tgaaATGCATTAGGAGCAAGCCAACGTTCTTTGCTGAGCGATTATACAAATCAATGAAG GGGCTGGGCACTACAGATAGTGTCCTCGTCAGAATAATGGTTGCCAGGGCGGAGATTGACATGTTGGACATCAAGGCGGAGTTCCTGAAGATGTATGGCAAGACTCTGTACTCCTTCATCAAG GGAGACACGTCTGGTGACTACCGCAAAATCCTGCTGGACCTGTGTGGAGGCGAGTGA
- the LOC139348486 gene encoding AP2-associated protein kinase 1-like isoform X2 translates to MRKFFDSRRELVSSGPGSGGGGGSSGSSHAGGNFIGRAFTVGRHQVTVEEIIAEGGFAIVFLVRTNQGVRCALKRMYVNNEHDLQVCKCEIQIMKDLVGHKNIVGYLDSSITAMGSRDVWEVLILMDYCKGGQVVNLMNQRLQTGFTEAEVLQIFCDTCDAVSRLHQRKTPIIHRDLKVENILLHDKGHYVLCDFGSATNKFQSPQTEGVAAVEEEIKKYTTLSYRAPEMVNLYNNKIITTKADIWALGCLLYKLCFFTLPFGESQVAICDGSFTIPDNSRYSYDLHCLIRYMLEPDPDKRPDIYQVSYFAFKLAQRTCPVQNVKNSPIPSKLPEPIKASEAAAAKKSQAKPRLTDPIPTTETSITPRQRPKAAHTQPAAGILPIQPAALTPRKRANLPGGAAQPVGVSLDLSQPAAALQSQKAQTSVLPLIQSQSNSSQAAAPQKQPVQPAAAAGAETTATAAVVSPVTKTDVQPQAQPIVQQQTTPPSAAGAASQQAAQTPSSPAPPQRPSRRKQASQAQQPAAQPSPSKPASGQPPVPLQQQQISQPSAAQAQPALTEISQKAAETTPPASPKTTEERGHQRIPSDATASGAAGAPLSDSSQQPQGANGDAALSQALTSQPSTGQPVQLGVGDAGQDQNKAGAAVPAPGGATDTPTQPAWNPFDDDNFSNLTVDEFKTEDKQPAETPSKLEPTSSEELIPGLQASTADDTPPETADKPAAIVDVDSGASLLIVPDPFGTLDLSDAPEKLIEGLKSPDTSSLMLPDLLSLSDPFGGSVEESAKDPLTAEDSLLGCSLISGPSAPPAASSATSSVSSAPTSAASALDDFSLLSGDSAQPKADSSLLISDFEPQQASAEAGTEDEFDPIPVTGRKNSQDVQRELNSKVLRAARTAASVQFTEENQRQGIQQRTAASAYNKQMLPSVERSTRHNTTPAAFTSMHFIPDSQVSHFQPPNSPVTSDVFQLAPFKTPGKESRMAFSSSSCPASHKPAEASDVFLQAPFGKRQESTKAVCSNAHMFKSGPQQIQPIKQRHLVPVSSPPAPQSPGVRAPRVHTETPLLQQPVAVHRVVSRIGQQAAVGSVAVGPLHAWTIGGRALEDPFTAAPFQPRCSQGKP, encoded by the exons ATGAGGAAGTTCTTTGATTCTCGCCGGGAGTTGGTGAGCTCCGGGCCTGGttctggaggaggtggtggcagCTCTGGGTCCAGTCATGCAGGCGGAAATTTCATTGGCAGAGCCTTCACTGTCGGCCGGCACCAAGTCACTGTGGAGGAGATCATAGCTGAAG GTGGCTTTGCAATTGTGTTCCTTGTGCGAACAAATCAAGGGGTGCGTTGTGCCCTGAAGAGGATGTATGTCAACAATGAgcatgatctgcaggtgtgcaAGTGCGAGATTCAAATAATG AAAGACCTTGTCGGTCACAAGAATATTGTTGGCTATCTGGACTCCAGTATTACAGCTATGGGATCGAGGGATGTATGGGAGGTTCTCATACTAATGGACTACTGCAAGG GTGGGCAGGTTGTCAATTTGATGAACCAGAGGCTGCAGACCGGCTTCACCGAGGCTGAGGTGCTGCAGATCTTCTGTGACACCTGTGATGCTGTTTCTCGCCTGCACCAGCGCAAGACACCCATCATCCACAGAGACCTTAAG GTAGAGAACATTCTCCTGCATGACAAGGGTCATTATGTGCTGTGTGACTTCGGCAGCGCCACTAACAAGTTCCAGAGCCCACAGACTGAAGGAGTGGCCGCCGTGGAGGAAGAGATCAAAAA GTACACCACTCTATCATATCGCGCTCCTGAGATGGTGAACCTCTACAACAACAAGATTATCACCACAAAAGCAGATATCTGG GCGCTGGGCTGTTTGCTGTACAAGTTGTGCTTCTTCACTCTGCCCTTTGGTGAAAGCCAGGTGGCCATCTGTGATGGCAGTTTCACCATTCCAGATAACTCCCGCTACTCTTATGATCTTCACTGCCTCATTC GGTACATGCTGGAGCCAGACCCAGACAAAAGACCAGATATCTACCAGGTGTCCTACTTTGCTTTTAAACTAGCTCAGCGGACCTGCCCTGTTCAGAATGTGAAG AACTCTCCAATTCCTTCGAAACTTCCTGAGCCAATCAAAGCGagtgaggctgctgcagcaaagaagagccAGGCTAAGCCCAG ACTGACAGATCCAATTCCCACCACTGAAACCTCCATCACCCCTCGCCAGAGGCCCAAAGCAGCCCATACCCAGCCTGCGGCTGGCATCCTACCCATCCAGCCTGCTGCTCTCACCCCTCGAAAGCGGGCTAATCTCCCTGGTGGTGCAGCTCAGCCTGTGG GAGTCAGCTTGGACCTCtctcagccagctgcagctctgcagtcacagaAGGCACAGACATCAGTTCTGCCACTCATCCAATCACAAAGCAATTCAAGtcaggctgcagctccacagaaGCAG CCGGTGCAGCCAGCcgcagctgcaggagcagagactacagctacagcagcagttGTGTCACCAGTGACCAAGACTGATGTGCAACCACAAGCACAGCCGATAGTTCAGCAACAGACCACGCCTCCCTCCGCAGCCGGCGCCGCCTCCCAGCAGGCTGCCCAGACTCCATCGAGCCCGGCCCCACCTCAACGCCCGTCTCGACGCAAGCAGGCTAGCCAGGCTCAGCAGCCAGCGGCTCAGCCTTCACCCAGCAAACCGGCGTCTGGTCAGCCGCCTGTacctcttcagcagcagcagataagtCAACCATCAGCTGCCCAGGCTCAGCCCGCCCTTACTGAGATCAGCCAGAAAGCAGCTGAGACA ACTCCACCTGCTTCTCCAAAGACAACCGAAGAACGAGGCCACCAACGCATACCGAGTGACGCCACAGCgagcggtgctgctggagcccCACTGAGTGACTCCTCACAGCAGCCACAGGGAGCTAATGGAGACGCTGCCCTCAGCCA AGCACTTACATCTCAACCAAGCACCGGCCAGCCCGTTCAGCTCGGTGTTGGCGATGCAGGACAGGACCAAAACAAAGCTGGAGCCGCTGTTCCTGCGCCTGGCGGTGCCACCGACACTCCCACTCAGCCCGCGTGGAACCCGTTTGACGATGACAACTTCTCCAACCTCACAGTAGATGAATTCAAAACCGAGGACAAACAGCCTGCTG aAACACCTTCAAAACTTGAGCCGACGTCCTCTGAGGAGTTGATACCAGGCCTGCAGGCCTCAACTGCGGATGATACACCCCCAGAAACTG CTGACAAACCAGCAGCCATTGTTGACGTGGATTCAGGAGCCTCACTGCTGATTGTCCCTGATCCTTTCGGTACCCTTGACCTGTCAGATGCTCCAG AGAAGCTGATTGAAGGACTCAAATCTCCGGACACGTCTTCACTCATGCTTCCTGACCTCTTGTCATTGTCTGATCCCTTCGGTGGCTCTGTGGAAGAGTCTgcaaaag ACCCTctcactgcagaggactctCTGCTGGGCTGCTCTCTGATCTCCGGTCCGTCCGCCCCTCCTGCAGCGAGCAGTGccacctcctctgtgtcttcagCTCCCACCTCCGCTGCCTCTGCTTTGGATGATTTCAGTCTGTTGTCTGGAGACTCCGCACAGCCTAAAGCAG ACTCGTCTCTCCTGATCTCAGACTTTGAGCCCCAGCAAGCCAGCGCAGAGGCCGGCACCGAGGACGAGTTCGATCCTATTCCCGTCACAGGCCGAAAGAACTCCCAAG ACGTGCAGAGGGAGCTCAACAGCAAAGTGCTGCGAGCTGCTCGGACTGCGGCTTCTGTGCAGTTCACTGAGGAGAATCAAAGGCAGGGGATCCAGCAGAGGACTGCCGCGAGTGCCTATAACAAACAGATGCTGCCCTCAGTCGAGAGGAGCACACGACACAATACCACACCGGCTGCTTTCACCAGCATGCATTTTATACCTGACAGCCAAGTATCCCATTTCCAGCCCCCGAACAGCCCAGTCACCTCAGATGTTTTCCAGCTGGCCCCTTTTAAAACGCcaggaaaagaaagcaggatggcattcagcagctcctcctgtccTGCGTCTCATAAACCTGCTGAGGCATCTGATGTTTTCCTCCAGGCACCGTTTGGAAAGAGGCAGGAATCCACCAAAGCTGTTTGTAGTAACGCTCATATGTTTAAGTCTGGTCCACAGCAGATCCAACCCATCAAACAGCGTCACCTGGTCCCGGTATCATCTCCCCCCGCTCCCCAGTCTCCTGGAGTCCGGGCCCCTCGTGTGCACACAGAGACGCCTCTGCTCCAGCAGCCGGTGGCGGTGCACCGGGTCGTCTCCAGGATCGGGCAGCAGGCCGCCGTAGGGTCGGTCGCTGTGGGGCCTCTGCACGCCTGGACCATTGGGGGACGGGCTCTGGAAGACCCCTTCACCGCTGCACCTTTTCAGCCAAGATGCTCTCAGGGCAAACCTTGA